Within Burkholderia diffusa, the genomic segment TCGACCTCCGGGGGCTCTCGCCGTGTGCAGTTTCGATCTTCGCCAAGGCTGCGGAAACGCAGCGCGGACCGGCGGCCATGCGCCGCCGCCCGCAGCGCACGCGAACGGTTCGCGGAGTGGAGAAAGTGATGGTTCGTTATGAATATGCCAATAACGCGCGATAAGAGCGCCGGCGGGGGAAGGAATACCGGGCAGCGTCCGCTGATTTACTGGACCCAGTCACCGTCCGTCATGCTGCGCAAGGAGCTTGCCCGGCGCGACTGGAAAGTGACGGTCGTTGCGCACGCAAGCGAAATGCGCGATACCTCCGGCGAAATCACCTGCGGCATCCTCGACCTGAGCGATGGCCACGCCGACGCGATCGGCAGCATCGCGTCGACCTGCGCGTCGATGCGCGATGTCGTATGGGTTGCGCTCGTCGAAACAGGTCAGACCGCCTCGCCGACCGTGCGCGCGTTACTGCGCGACTATTGCTTCGACTACATCACGTTGCCCGCGTCACACCAGCGAATTGCCGATACGGTCGGCCATGCGTATGGAATGGAATGCCTGTTCGCGCGCGACCGCGAAGCCCTCGAATCGCGGGAGCACGGCATCGTCGGCACCTGCAGCGCGATGCTGAGGCTGTTCGATACGGTGCGGCGCTTCGCGCGCACCGATGCGCCGGTGTTCGTGTTCGGCGAAACGGGAACCGGCAAGGAGCTGACGGCCGTCGCGATCCATCGCCATTCGGAACGGCGCAACGGCCCGTTCGTCGCGGTCAACTGCGGTGCGATTCCGCCCCACCTGCTGCAATCGGAACTGTTCGGCTACGAGCGCGGTGCATTCACGGGCGCGAACGCACGCAAGATCGGCTACGTCGAGGCCGCGAACGGCGGCACGCTGCTGCTCGACGAAATCGGCGATCTGCCTCACGAGAGCCAGGCGAGCCTGCTGCGCTTCCTGCAAGAGCGTGCGATTCATCGCCTCGGCGGCAGCGATCCGGTGCCGGTCGACGTGCGGGTCGTCTCCGCGACGCATGTCGACCTGCGTGAAGCGATGGAAAAAGGGCGTTTCCGCGCGGACTTGTTCCATCGTCTTTGCGTGATGCGCATCGATCAGCCGCCGCTGCGTGCGCGCGGCAAGGACATCGAACTGCTCGCGCATCACATGCTGGAACGCTTTCGTGGCGACGCGCGTCATCGCGTGCGCGGCTTCTCGACCGATGCGATCACGGCGCTCTACAAGCACGATTGGCCGGGCAATGTCCGCGAACTGATCAACCGTGTGCGGCGTGCGGTCGTGATGACGGAAGGGCGCCTGATCACCGCGCAGGACCTGGAGCTCGAATACTGTCTCGACGCGGCGTCGCCGTCCGTTGCCGATATCCGCAAGTCGATCGAACGTGAAGCGATCGAAACCGCGCTGCTGCGCACACGCGGACGTGTCGCCGCTTCCGCGCGCGAGCTCGGCGTATCGCGTGCAACGCTCTATCGCTGGATGGAAGCGTACGGAATCGAGCGGCCGCGCGGCACGGGATCGTCGGACTGACGTGTGCGGCGCGGCCGTGCAACCGCGTGCGCGGTCCCGCCGCGTCAGCCGGCCAACGTGGCGCGCACGGTTCGTGCGGCGTTGACCGCGCGGATCGCCACGGTCGGTGGCGCGCCGGCGGCCGGATGCTCGCCGGCGCTATCCAGCGGCACGAGCGCGACGCGTGCCGGCGTGCCGGGCGCGAGATCGAACCAGTCGTCGCGCGGCACGAAGCCCGGTGCGTCGATCTGCACGTGACGCGCGACGTGGCGCGTACCGATGTCGACATGCCACGTGTCGCCGGTGCGCGACACGCATGCCTCGATGCCGGGTTCGCGGCGGGCGAACACGGCCGGGTGCGTGCGGGACGGGAAGTAGAAAGCTTGCGACAGCAGCGTGCCGTCCTCGGTGCGCAGCGTCGCGACGACGGTATCGTGCTCGCACGGACCGAAGCGATACGCGTAGGTCCAATCGAAGAAGCGGCCGAGCAAATCGGCCGAATCGAGCCGCACCGCATCGTGCGCGGCCAGCCGGACCGGCCCGCCGGCCCGCGCGACCGGCGTGCGGCCGTCGCGCAGCGCGACCAGCTCGACGGCCGCCGACAGCGGGGCCGGTCGCTCGTTGATCACGTGCACGTCGAGCCCGTTCAGCCCTTCGTCGACAAGCAGGACCTGCACCGGTTGAAGTACCTGGCGCAGCGCATACCATGCCGATTTCGGCCGATGCGTCGCATCGAGCAATCCCCATCCCGCGCCCGCCATCACGTCCTGGAACTGCCAGACGAGCGCGCCCGCGCAGCGTGAGCCGGTGCGCCGCCATTCGGAGAACGTGTCGCGCATCAGGTCCGCGATCACTGCGCGCGACAGCTCGAAATAACGCGACGGGTCCTCGCGTCGCAGGCGGTCGGGTGCCACGTCGTACAGCGTGTGCAGATAGTGATCCCGAATATCGTCGAAATCCCATGACGAGCCGGGATCGCGCGGCACGGCCGCTTTCCAGCGCGGCTCATGGACGCCCGGCCAGCCGAGGCTGGCGAGCATCGCATCGCACGGCACGTTCGCGAACGCGAGGCATTCGCTTGCGAAGCGCACGTCGGCGCGACGTGCGTCGTCGAGCGGGCGAAGATACGCGCCGACGCCGTAGTAGTGGGACACGCGTTCGCGTGGCATGAACGGCAGCACGCCGCCGTCGGGCGAGTCGGGGACGTAAGGCGTGTCGGGCCGTCGCGCGGCCGCATGGCCGGCGAGGCGCTCGGCGGTCAGTTCGAGGAAGCGCTGTTTCGGCCCGAGCCCCGACATCGCGGCCTGTTGCGCGATCTCGCTGCCGCCGCACAGCACGGCGAGCGATGGCGATGCGCGGTGGCGCGTGAGGAACTGTTCGACTTCGCGATCGACCGCGTCCGCGAACGCGCGATCGTCGAGCGCGTAGTCGAAGTTCGCAAACATGAAGTCCTGCCAGACCAGCAGGCCGAGCCGGTCGCACCACGCGTGGAATGCGTCGGCCTCGTACGTCATCGTGCCGCCGACGCGAATCATGTTGAAGCCGGCGTCGCGCGCGTATCCGAGCAACCGGCCATAGGTTGCGTCATCCGCGTGCAGCGCGAGCGGCGCGGCGCTGCTCCAGCAAGCGCCGCGCGCGAACACGCGCACGCCGTTCACGCGCATCCCGAAGCCCTTGCCGTCGTCGCCCGCGTCCTGCTCGATCGTGCGAAAACCCGTCGCGCCGAGCGGCTGTCGATCGGCGCCGATGTGCAATGCAACGTCATAGAGCACCGGTTCGCCGTGCGTGTGCGGCCACCAGCGGCGCACGTTCGGTACCGCGACGCTTGCGTGCAGCCGATTGGCGCCGCTTCGCTCGAGCGTCGCGTGGTGCTCGCCGCACGACAGCCGGGCCGCGAACGCATCGGGCAACGGCTCCGCGAACGCGAGTTCCGCGTCGAGCCAGCCGGTGTCGCCGTCGATGCGCGCATGCAGGTCGCGATGAACGAGAACGGGACCATTGGCCGGATCGAGCACGTCCAAGGGCCGCCACGGTCCGGTCGGCACGCAGCGCGGAAACCAGCCGGACATGTGCCCGAGCAGCGACGTGCGAACGGTGCGCAGCGTCGCCGGTTCGGCCAGCCGCGTGCGCCAGCGTGCGCGGCGAAGTGCGCGCACGTCGCGCAGGTGCGGTGCGAGGGCGCGGAAGCAGACCGTCAGCCGGTGCGTGCCGTCGAGCGACACGGGTACGTCGTGCGCGACGAACATGCTGTCGGAGCGCAGGATCGGCGTGTCGTCGAGCCATGCCTCGGCGAGTGTCGCGAGGCCGTGAAAGCGCAGCATGCGCGGCCCGTGCCCACGCAGTTCGACGCGATACCAGTGGTCGCGCTCGTCGAGCGACGCCGTATCGTCGCGCCGTCCGGCCAGCGCGAGCGCTAGTGCGACCGTGCCGGGGACGGGGGCGGCGATCCAGCCGTCGGCGGGAAGATCGAGCGGCCCGCGCGCGGCGCCCGCGGCCGTGGCGAGCATCGACCACGCGAGCGCGGCGTGCGTGCGTATCACCGCATCAACGGCACGGGGGCCGCCTCGATTCGAACGGGTACCGCGTGCTGAAGCGGCGCGGTGATCTGCCGCGCGCACTCGATCAGGTCGGCGTAAGCCGCTTCGATCGCTTCGAGCGTCGCGTCGCCGCGCTCTTCCTTGCCGCGCGCGCAGGCCCGCGCCAGCCGGAACTCAAGCACCATCGCTTCGGACGCGATGCGGTCGCAGGCGCTACGAATCTCGGCGAACGGGCCGACGCAGCCGCTCGCCTGCAGCCACCGCGCGTAATGGCCGAACAGTTCGAAGTTCGCGCCGAGTTGCCGCACAGAATTGAACGAATACGCGTGGAAGCGTTCGAGCGGCGAGTCGGCGAGCGATTTCGCGTCGATCTGCAACTGGCGCCGGAACGCCGTGACCGGATTGACGATCGGCAGGCGGCGCAGATGGCGTTGCAACGAGGCGAGCGAGGCTTCGCACAGCGCGCGCTCGTCGAGCGGCGCGAAGCGCCGCTTCGCGCACTCGACATACGGCGGCAGCGGCATTGGCGAAGAGCCGCCGACGAGGCCGTTGTAGTCGAAATCCTCGGCCACGTAATAGCCGCTGTTGTGGAAGTAGCCGATCTGGCGGCGCGCGCGATCGATCGAGTCGACCCCGATCGTCGTCTTCGTGTGCTGCGTGCGGTAGCTGCTGCCGCGCGTGTCCGGCAGGAACCATGCGTCGACCTCGACGATCATCAGGTGACCGCGCGCGATTTGCGTCTCGATGTGTTGCTCGAGCGGCTCGTAGATCGAGTGTTCCTGCACGACGATGCCGTAGAGCCGCTCCAGTTCGTCGTGCGGAAACTTGAAGAACGTGAACTGGTCGCCCTCGAAATCGAGCGCGATCGTAAACGGCAGAGCCGCGTACGGATTGAGGCCCCACCACCGGAGCACCTCGAGCCACATGTCGACGTAGCAGTTGGTCTGCTTCCAGACCATCTCCTGACTGTGCAGCGGGTGCGACCGGTAGTGGCGTGCGCGGTGGCGCACGTCCTCGAACGACGCATCCTCGCCGTCGCGGGACACGAATTTCATCGCGTGCCCCACAGCACGTCGCGAACGTCGGCCGGCCATGCGTCGATGTCGAAACCATGATGACGGAACAGCGCGAGCGTCAGCCGCTCGAGGCCGAAGCCGACACAGCCCGTGTGCGCGACGTCGCCAGTCGCGGTGCGGATGTCCCACAGCAACCCGAAGTGATCCATGTGGTAGTTGAAGCTCAGGCACGCGGTCTGGCGATCGTCGTGCTCGATCGGAATCAGCAGCTCGAACTTCAGGTTCTGCTCGCGCTGGCTGTTCGCGACGATCTTGCCGCCGCGGCCGAAGAATGGATCGTTCGCGAGATCGATCGCGTTCGGCAGCCGCAGCGCCTCGATCATCCGCGTGCCGCGCTCCATCCACGTCGCGCGGAACGCAACGATCTGCTCGGGCGTGCCGATCCGCACGTATTCACGCATCCGGAACAGCTGCATGCGGGTCGGGTCGAGCGACGGCTCGTGGCGAAAGCAATACGAGAACACGTCGACGATGCGGCCTTCGTCGGGCAGCGCACCCGCGCGCGCGACGACCGGATAGACCGGGTAGCAGGCGGCCGGCGTCATCACGACGTAAGTCGGCTTCTGGCTTTCGGTCCAGTCCTCGCCTCGGTCGAGGCACTGCAGAACGCGCTGATGCCGCTGCTCATCGCCGCGGAACGCATGCACGCTGCCCGCGAGTTGCGGGAAGCTCTTCATGTATTCGCTGCGCTCGAACTCGATGCGGCTCATCGCCGGCGGGAAGCGCAGCACCTCGGCCTGCTGATCGGCGCCGAGGCGCGTGACGAAGGCGTCGAGTGCCTCGACGACGCGCTCGAATCGCTCGCTGCGGCCGAACAGGCCCTGGATGCCGGTCGACACGAGCAGGCCCGCATCGATCAGCTCGTCGCGCAGCGGATTGGTACCCGCGCGGTCGAGCGGCGCGTCCGACAGGGCGGCGGTGTTGGCGGAGGGCACGGAGAGGCGGTCGTTCACGAATGTTTCTCCAGCGTCGCGGGACGCAATGCGAGCAGCAGGCTCGCGGTATTGGCGGCAATGCGGTCGTTGCTGATCATCAGCGGCGCCGCGTGCAGGTCGCGCAGGTGGCGGCCGATGCTGAACGGCGTGCCGTGCTTGTAGCCCGCCATCCCGCAGATCATCATTGCCTGCTGTGCGACTTCGAGCGCGGTCGACGACACATAGGTCTTCAGCGTGTTGATCTCGGCGGCCCACGCCATGCTTGCCGACCACGAGCGGGGCGACGCGCTGGCATGGAGGCGCAGTACGTTGTCGACGCGGGCCTGCATCGCCTGCATCAGCGCAAGCGATTCGGCGATGCGCCGTGACGCGGGCGACGGAGCGCCATCGGTCTGGCGCGCCTGCGCGCGGAAGAACTGATGCGCGCGATGGAACGCATCGCCGGCCACGCCGATCCACACCGCCGCCCACAGGATGTGCGAAACCGGCACCATCGTCTGTTCGGCGATCTGCGCGAACGGCACGGGCAGGCATTGCTCGGTCGTGCCCAGCGCGTCGAGCACGAAGCCGTTGCTGCACGTCCCGCGCATGCCGAGCGTGTCCCATTCGCCGCGGCGCGTGAGCGTGTAGCCGTCGCGCAGCAGCGTGACGAGCACTTGCTCGGACGGCGGTGCATCGGCGTCGCGCCGCGCGGTCGCGAGGATGCCGTCCGCATAGTCGCCGTACGAGATCGTCGGCGCGGATTTGTGCAACCGGAATTCGCCGCCGTTGGTCTCGAGCGCGCACTGGCTCGCGCGCAGGTTGCCGCCAACGCCATCTTCCGATGTCGCCGACGCGAGCAGCCACTGATGGCGCACGAGCTGTCGCAGGAACAGCTTGTGCCAGCCCTGGTCGGCCGCGTGATTGACGATGCAGGCGACCTGGATCTGGTGCATTGCGAACACCATCGCCGACGATGCGCAGGCCTGGCCGAGGATCGAGCATGCCGATGCGATGTCGGCCAGCGACGCGCCGGCACCGCCGAGCTGAGCCGGGACCATTGCACTCAGCAGGCGGCGCGCGCGCATGGCCTCGATCGCTTCGACAGGGCAGCGCGCATCGCGGTCAACCGCATCCGCGTGCTGGGCGGCGATTTGCGCGACTGCATGCGCAGCTTCGTCAAGCCGGCGTGCGTCGTCGTGGTCCGCGAGTTCGGGAAGCAGCGCGCTCATGCGGAATGCTCGGAGCGTTGCAGGGTCGCGATCGTGTCCGCGAGTGCGTCGATGCTGCGGAACAGATTGCGGTTCAGCATCTCGTCGGGAATCTCGATGTCGAACTGCTTCTCGATCGCGAGCATCAGCTGGATCGTGTCGAGCGACGAGAGGCCTGCTTCGTAAAGGTCGTCCCCGTCACCGATCGAATCGATCGCGGTTTCGAGGTGGGCGACGTGCTTGAGGATGGTTCTGATTTCGTTTTTCACGTGCTGCTCCGGCGTGTGTGGTGTCGTCCGCATGGGCGGACGCGCGCAGCGCGCTGACATCCCCCCGGCAGTCCGGCATCAGTAGACCATTCGCAAGCACGGCGTTCTGTTCGCCACCCTACAATCGGCTGACTCGGATCGAACGCGCGCGCCGAAACGCCGTGCGCATCACGCGCGTGCCGCTGCGCTCACGCTCGAATCGGCCGACAGGATGCGCTTCATCTCGTCGCGCACGATTGCGCGGCAGCCGCACGACATTTTCTCGAGGCCAGCGAGGTCGGCAAGCTCGATCGAGCTTCGGTACTGGCGGATCAGGCCGAGTTTCTGGATCTCGCCAGCCGCGTCCGTGACCGTCTCGCGCCGCACGCCGAGCATCTGCGCGAGCATGCTGTGGGTGACCTGGATCTCGATGCTGCGCGACCGGTCGTAGGCAAGCAGAAACCATCTGCATAACTGATGTTTGAGCACGTGATGGCGGCTGCAGAACGTGATCTGCGATACCTGGGCCATCAGCAGCCGCACGCAGACGAACACCAGATGACGAATCACCGGCGATGCATCGAACGCAGCAGTGAAGATGCGTCGGTCGAGCCGGTAGACGAAGCCGTCGCGGCATGCGACGGCGCGGCACGGCATCCGGCCGCTGCCGCCGATCACGTCGTCGCATACGACGCTCTCGCTGCCGATCTCGGCGACTTCCAGCGTCATGCCGCCGGACGATACGTACTGCAGCGAAATCGCCGTCGTGACGGGCAGATAAACCGCAGTGAGCATTTCGCCGGGTTCGCACAGCACCTGGCCCGATTTCAGGTGAACGAGCTGAAGATTGGCAATCAGCGTGGCGCGTTCATCGCGATCGAGGGCCGCGAGGAATCGGTTGGCGTCGAAGCTGTGGGAGAGCTCGATCATGCCGCTCGCGTGGGCGACGGCGTCATTGGCCTGGAGGGTCACGGCGCATCCTCGTTAGGGGGCGGTCGTACGTCGCGTGGCGGCATCCACGGGGATTTAGCACGCGCGTGCGGATTTGAGTTGGTCGAAATTCGAATGCCGATTGCCGGAAAAGGCTAGCACGCAATTGGAATTCAATAAATTTCGAGCTACGTCACTTCACAAAGTTTGACGATTCAAGGTAAACCAAAAACGTTATATGCATTTGAACATCATGTTTTCGCGGATTAATTGCCGCGATGTAGATCGACGGATAAGTCGACAATTTGATGTCGATCTGGAATCAATCGGGAGGCGACGCGTATCCTACAGGTAAAACATAAAGAATGCATTGAACATTATTTGACAATTGAGATTCCATTTGCGAATTATCCAATTTAATCAATCAGTTGTGTATGCTATGTGCGTTTGCTTACAAAGTCGAAAATTAATGTGTCGATTCATATTTGAGACAGTTTCAAACGGGCATTCGAGGCGCCGAGTGCCGCTCGGGCGCCATGCGAAACATCATGGAAACAATTGAAAACAGGTCGTAAGTATTTGAACGATAAGGCTCGTGAGCCGCTGCTGGCGCCACCGCGCGCGCCGTGGTCATTGATCAGTCGAATTGCCTGCTGTGTCCTCTGCGCCGGAGGGTGTCCGAAAATGAGACGTTTTTTGCGGTTTTCAGCCGGCTATTCGAGGGTTCTAAATCACGGGTCATTTATATATTAAGGATGAGGCGGGTATTGGCACGTAAATCGCTTATTGCGACGGGCGCATCGAAACGGGACTGCCGATTCGATCCGGCGGCGAGAAGCCGAAGGTGGATTGGATGGAGGGTTGTGGGCCGCAACCCGTGTCGCCGTCCGGACGCGCATCGCGATAACGAGTTCCGCTGACGCGGCTGCATGCGGCGCGGACGACAAATGGGATACAGACATGCTTCATCTTCACTCGAGCTACTCGGCGAATGCCATCCTCGACGCCCTCCCGGAGGACAGCATCCGTGCCATCGCACCGCACCTCGAACTGGTCAGGGTCAAGGCCGGCATGCTTGACCGTGTCGGGGAACCGATGCGTCACCTGCATTTCCCGACGACCGCCATGATGTCGGTGCAGCATCTGATGGAGGACGGGGCGATGGTCGAGGTCGCCGTGGTTGGCCGCGAAGGCGTGGTCGGCCTGGCGACGCTCGTCGGCGGCACCGCGGTATCGAACCGCGTGGAGGTCCGTATCGGCGGGATGGCCTATCGCGTGCCGACCTGCGTGATGCGCTCGGAATTCGAACGTTCGCCGGCGACGTATCGGTTGCTGCTGAACTACTGCCAGGCAACGATGGCGCAGATCTCGCGCAGCGCGTTGTGCAACCGGCATCACTCGGTCAGCGAGCAGTTGAGCCGCTGGCTGCTGCTCGCGCATGACCGGATCGACGGCGACGAACTGGCCGTCACGCAACAGACGATCGCGAACATGCTCGGCGTGCGTCGCGAAGGTGTGACGGAAGCAGCCGGCAACCTGCAGGAAGCCGGGCTGATCCGTCAGCGTCGCGGCCGCATCACGGTGCTCGATCGCGACGGCCTCGAGCGCCAGGCGTGCGAGTGCTACGAGCTGATTCGTGCGGACTATCGCCGGCTGCTGGGCACGCGTGCCGGCGTGCGATCGATGCCGGTGCGGCCGCGCATGCACGATGTGCACGGTGGATTCCCCGCGCACGGTGCGTGACGATGCATTCGATGGCGGGTGGAACGAATACGATGCGGCGCGCCGCGATCGCTGCGGCCGATGCCGCGCTCGTGCTGGCAGGCGCGCTCGCCGTGCAGGTTGTGATGGGGCTCGCTTGGGGCGATCTGTCCGACGCGCAGCGCGGCGCGATTGCATTGCTGTGCGCGCTGACGGTCGCGCTCTTGCCGCGCAGCGTGCGTGTGTCGCGCGGCGCGGCGTCGTCGCATGACGGCGGATCCGAGCTGACGCGCACGCTGGTCGCCGTCGTGTGCGCGAGCACGCTGACGGTGGGCGGCACGATGTGGATCGCGAACCGCGGCGGCACGGTCACCACGCGCTGGATTGCGCGGACGGTGCTGTCCGGCGACGCGGCACTGCTGCTCGGCAGGCTGGCATTGGGCGCGCTGGCGATGAAGCGCGGCGACGCGCGCGCACGGCAGCGGCGAGTCGCGATTGTCGGCGCGACCGCTTACGGACGGGTGGCGATCGACCGTATGCAGCTCGAGCCGGCCGGCCCGTTCGCGGCGGCCTGCGTATTCGACGACGACGCGCCGGTCGTGGCAGCCGCCGACGGGATCGGCGGCGTGCCGGTGATCGGCGACTGGGTCGCGCTGCGGCGCATGATCCGCGGCGGCGAGATCGACGAAGTGTGGCTCACGTTGCCGATGTCCCACGAGTCGCGCATTCAGCGCATCGTGCGCGAATTGCGCGACGAGTTTGTCGAATTGCGACTGTTGCCGGACGTGCGGCAGATGGCGGTCGTCGAGCGATCGGCGACCGATGTGCTCGGCATGCCGGCAATCAACCTTGCGACCACGCCGCGTTCAGCACCGGAACTGTGGGCGAAGTTTGCGTTCGACCGGCTGTTCGCGATCGCCGTGCTGATCCCGCTGCTGCCGCTGCTTGCGGTGCTGGCGATCGCGGTGAAGCTGTCGTCGCCGGGGCCCGTCTTGTTCAGACAGCGCCGCAAGGGTGCCGACGGCCGCGAGTTTCACATCCTCAAGTTCAGGACGATGCGCGTGCATCGCGCACAGCCCGGTGTCGTGCGGCAGGCGTCGCGCAACGATGCACGCATCACGCCGGTCGGTGCGTTCTTGCGACGCACGTCGCTCGACGAGCTGCCGCAGTTCTTCAACGTGTTGTTCGGCCAGATGTCGGTGGTCGGGCCGCGTCCGCATGCGATCGAACACGACGACTTCTACCGGCAACTGGTCGACTGCTACATGTATCGCTATCGCGTACGGCCCGGGATTACGGGATGGGCGCAGGTGAACGGTTATCGTGGCGAGACGCGCAAGGTCGAAGCGATGGCCGCGCGTGTGAAGTTCGATCTGTTCTACATGCAGAACTGGAGCTTCTGGTTCGACATGAAGATCATCCTGATGACGGTCGTGCGTGGCTTCGTCGGGCGCAATGCGTTCTGATGAAGAGGATCGCGAAGTATTATGCGCGGCGTTTTCTCGGTTTATGCGATGCGCCTCGCAACGGCGCACCTGAAACCGTGCGTCAACCGTCTGCCGGCGGCTGAGCCGCCGCCGGCAACACAGCGGGCGCGGCGGCGGGGCTGGCGTCGGGCGCGGCTTGCGTGCTCGACGGCTGAATGGCGTGCTGGATCGTCGGCACGACCATCGTCGGGAACAGGGCTGCAAGGGCCACCCAGATGACGACGCCGAACAACATGACGTTCTCCTGGAAAGCAGCGGATTCGCCGCGCATGCTTTCAATCTATGCCGCAACTTTTTACAGGGGATTGATCGACCTCAACGGCAACCGCGTCAGACGAATGGGCGCACGCGGGATTATCGCGTCGGTCCCCGGTTTTCGTGCGTGCGGTGCGGGCGCTGACGCCGGTCAACACATGCGTGTGCATTGGGTTTATGCTGCGTCGAATGCGTCCCGCGCTTCGTGCGGCCGGACGCGCATCCGGGCGCGGCGAGCCTGGCCTTCCGGCCCGCCGCGCACCGGCGCGACAACCGCGCGCCGCATGCTCTTCGCGCGGAACCCCGAAAAGGAGAGACGGCGATGGCGCTCGATCAAGAACAACGGCAGACGCTGCAGCGGCGGCTGACCGAAAGCGAGCAAGCGTTGCGGGCGGATATCCGGACGAGCGAGGACCAGCGGGCGTTGGAGTCCTATGCTGAGCTCGCCGGCGCGGCGCCGGACGAGGGCGACGAGGCGAACGCCGATCTGTTCGTCGACATGGATCACGCGCTGATCGGCATGAAGCTGGCCGAGTTGCGTGCGATCGGGCGCGCGCAGCAGCGCATGCGCGACGGCAGCTACGGCGAATGCATCGATTGCGATGCGCCGGTCGGCTATGAGCGGCTGCTCGCGCGCCCGACTGCCGAGCGTTGCACGCATTGCCAGTCGGTGTACGAGCGCCGCTACGCGACGACACCGCGCGCATCGCTCTGACGTATCGGCGCACGAGCCGCGCAGGCCGCATGCTCCGCCCGGCATGACACGGGCAGTCGGTGCAGGATGACCAACGGGCGCCCGCCGTCGTTGATATGCGGCGCCGGGCGGGAAGAGGCCGGCGCGTCAGCGCACGGCCCCATCCACGTGGAAGGGAGCCACATCGACCATGCCGATCCACAATGCCGAGTGTGCGGCCGTCTTCACCGAAATCGCAGACATGCTCGAGATCCAGGGCGCCAACCCGTTCAGGGTGCGCGCCTATCGCAACGCGGCCCGCACGATTGCCGACTACGGGCGCGACATTCCGTCGATGATCGAGAATGGAGGCGATCTCGGCAGGATTCCGTCGATCGGTGCCGATCTCGCGGCGAAGCTGCGCGAAATCGCCTCGACCGGCACCTGCGAACTGCAGCAAACGCTGCGCCATGCGCTGCCGGGTGCGATCGTCGAGCTGCTCGACGTGCCGGGGCTCGGCGCGAAACGTGTCAAGGCGCTGTATGACGCACTGCACGTCGACTCGCTCGAACAGCTGCGCGCCGAAGCGAAGAGCGGGCACGTGCGTGAGTTGCCGGGTTTCGGTGCGAAGACCGAAGCCCATCTGCTCGACGCGATCGAGGAGCGACTCAAGCGCGAGCCGCGGCGCTTCCTGCTGCCGGAAGCCGCGC encodes:
- a CDS encoding sigma-54 dependent transcriptional regulator codes for the protein MNMPITRDKSAGGGRNTGQRPLIYWTQSPSVMLRKELARRDWKVTVVAHASEMRDTSGEITCGILDLSDGHADAIGSIASTCASMRDVVWVALVETGQTASPTVRALLRDYCFDYITLPASHQRIADTVGHAYGMECLFARDREALESREHGIVGTCSAMLRLFDTVRRFARTDAPVFVFGETGTGKELTAVAIHRHSERRNGPFVAVNCGAIPPHLLQSELFGYERGAFTGANARKIGYVEAANGGTLLLDEIGDLPHESQASLLRFLQERAIHRLGGSDPVPVDVRVVSATHVDLREAMEKGRFRADLFHRLCVMRIDQPPLRARGKDIELLAHHMLERFRGDARHRVRGFSTDAITALYKHDWPGNVRELINRVRRAVVMTEGRLITAQDLELEYCLDAASPSVADIRKSIEREAIETALLRTRGRVAASARELGVSRATLYRWMEAYGIERPRGTGSSD
- a CDS encoding glycoside hydrolase family 2 protein; amino-acid sequence: MLATAAGAARGPLDLPADGWIAAPVPGTVALALALAGRRDDTASLDERDHWYRVELRGHGPRMLRFHGLATLAEAWLDDTPILRSDSMFVAHDVPVSLDGTHRLTVCFRALAPHLRDVRALRRARWRTRLAEPATLRTVRTSLLGHMSGWFPRCVPTGPWRPLDVLDPANGPVLVHRDLHARIDGDTGWLDAELAFAEPLPDAFAARLSCGEHHATLERSGANRLHASVAVPNVRRWWPHTHGEPVLYDVALHIGADRQPLGATGFRTIEQDAGDDGKGFGMRVNGVRVFARGACWSSAAPLALHADDATYGRLLGYARDAGFNMIRVGGTMTYEADAFHAWCDRLGLLVWQDFMFANFDYALDDRAFADAVDREVEQFLTRHRASPSLAVLCGGSEIAQQAAMSGLGPKQRFLELTAERLAGHAAARRPDTPYVPDSPDGGVLPFMPRERVSHYYGVGAYLRPLDDARRADVRFASECLAFANVPCDAMLASLGWPGVHEPRWKAAVPRDPGSSWDFDDIRDHYLHTLYDVAPDRLRREDPSRYFELSRAVIADLMRDTFSEWRRTGSRCAGALVWQFQDVMAGAGWGLLDATHRPKSAWYALRQVLQPVQVLLVDEGLNGLDVHVINERPAPLSAAVELVALRDGRTPVARAGGPVRLAAHDAVRLDSADLLGRFFDWTYAYRFGPCEHDTVVATLRTEDGTLLSQAFYFPSRTHPAVFARREPGIEACVSRTGDTWHVDIGTRHVARHVQIDAPGFVPRDDWFDLAPGTPARVALVPLDSAGEHPAAGAPPTVAIRAVNAARTVRATLAG
- a CDS encoding DUF1839 family protein; this encodes MKFVSRDGEDASFEDVRHRARHYRSHPLHSQEMVWKQTNCYVDMWLEVLRWWGLNPYAALPFTIALDFEGDQFTFFKFPHDELERLYGIVVQEHSIYEPLEQHIETQIARGHLMIVEVDAWFLPDTRGSSYRTQHTKTTIGVDSIDRARRQIGYFHNSGYYVAEDFDYNGLVGGSSPMPLPPYVECAKRRFAPLDERALCEASLASLQRHLRRLPIVNPVTAFRRQLQIDAKSLADSPLERFHAYSFNSVRQLGANFELFGHYARWLQASGCVGPFAEIRSACDRIASEAMVLEFRLARACARGKEERGDATLEAIEAAYADLIECARQITAPLQHAVPVRIEAAPVPLMR
- a CDS encoding amino acid--[acyl-carrier-protein] ligase; the protein is MNDRLSVPSANTAALSDAPLDRAGTNPLRDELIDAGLLVSTGIQGLFGRSERFERVVEALDAFVTRLGADQQAEVLRFPPAMSRIEFERSEYMKSFPQLAGSVHAFRGDEQRHQRVLQCLDRGEDWTESQKPTYVVMTPAACYPVYPVVARAGALPDEGRIVDVFSYCFRHEPSLDPTRMQLFRMREYVRIGTPEQIVAFRATWMERGTRMIEALRLPNAIDLANDPFFGRGGKIVANSQREQNLKFELLIPIEHDDRQTACLSFNYHMDHFGLLWDIRTATGDVAHTGCVGFGLERLTLALFRHHGFDIDAWPADVRDVLWGTR
- a CDS encoding acyl-CoA dehydrogenase family protein; the encoded protein is MSALLPELADHDDARRLDEAAHAVAQIAAQHADAVDRDARCPVEAIEAMRARRLLSAMVPAQLGGAGASLADIASACSILGQACASSAMVFAMHQIQVACIVNHAADQGWHKLFLRQLVRHQWLLASATSEDGVGGNLRASQCALETNGGEFRLHKSAPTISYGDYADGILATARRDADAPPSEQVLVTLLRDGYTLTRRGEWDTLGMRGTCSNGFVLDALGTTEQCLPVPFAQIAEQTMVPVSHILWAAVWIGVAGDAFHRAHQFFRAQARQTDGAPSPASRRIAESLALMQAMQARVDNVLRLHASASPRSWSASMAWAAEINTLKTYVSSTALEVAQQAMMICGMAGYKHGTPFSIGRHLRDLHAAPLMISNDRIAANTASLLLALRPATLEKHS
- a CDS encoding acyl carrier protein: MKNEIRTILKHVAHLETAIDSIGDGDDLYEAGLSSLDTIQLMLAIEKQFDIEIPDEMLNRNLFRSIDALADTIATLQRSEHSA